ctCACTTCTGAAATTCTCATAAGTGAAGAATCATGAGCACAAGTGCAGTAtcagcaaagcaaaactgagcaaaatgtgtttttaatagcaAGACAAAGTAGAAGGGAGAAATCAGGGGATGCTTCTGCTAGAAATGTGCATACAGGCAACCACAGCCAGTGGAGCAGAAGGGCATTGCTTTAATGTGATGCTCAGCTTGCTCAATCAGTCCTTGTAAGAGCCAGCATGCACTGGTCTGTGCGGATGCTCATGTTACCCAGAGCTCATCAGTTTGGGACCTGGATGCTGACTGAGGCCGAGTGCTGTCAGACTCCTTGGCTCGGAGGATGCCGTTTTACAACATAGCTATATCAATCTATATTGGCTAGCTGCCACTGAAAGAATAATTACCCAGCCTTTCCCCATCCCTAACCTTTGCACACCGCatggttttcttctgtgcttacCACGAGCTGGTCTAGGGAGCTGAACAGGCAGAAAATGAGCCTGAAGCACCCTGCAGACAGGATGTATGACAGGGAGCACGGCTGAGGGTACAAGGGGTGGTTGGACCCTCTCTTGCAGAGTATCCGTGTGTCTGGTCATCTCTGCTGCACTGCTAGGCTGTGCTGTGAGTACCGCATAAGGCAGGATAAGGCAGACTGAAGACACAGCTTCATGCTGTTCTTCCTCCAGCAGAAGCTATAacctgatttatttctgtttgttcttcctCATAGCCAATCTCCAAAATTGTGCCCACTGAACCACGTGTGTGGCTGTGCCTGGAACCAGCTCTGGGGATAATCTAGGATAATCTAGGGAGGGAGCAGAAAGCTCCAACAAGTGTACTCCTGCCAGTGTGAAACACTAGTAAGGAAGAAAGCTAGGGCACACCAAGCTCATCATACCTGTTCCCCCAGAACACATTTGCAGAGCTTGGGCCTTCAGGAGTTGAGGTGAACACATACCCAAGGTGCTGCCAGAACtaataaagactttttcatGCCTCTCCTTATCCTTACAGAAGAGATCCATGGTCAAATCCAGCTTCCTAAAGGTTGCCCTCCTGAAAGCCATGAACATACCCCATTTTCTCTATATAGATTTCATATTCCAGGAAGACTTTATGTCTCATTTACTTTATATTAAGagtagaagaagaaaaccaaataaaaccaaaatgttgCTGAAAGAATATTAATTCCTGCTGTGGTGTGTAGAAAAAAGGTGATCAGCAGCTTGCCATTTTAGTGCAGAAATCACACGATACTGAATCTTTCCACCTAGCTTCAGTGTACAAATTCCACTGCACTGTGTATATATAACAAGCGAGCTTTTGTTTATCGATCAGGTGCTGCACATGTGGTGTTACTCAGCCCAGTTATCTGAAGGACTTTTACCAATATCTCAGTTATGGAAGCTGCAGACACCACAGTTATTGCCAATGATATGGATGTGAAAGTCTTCCTTACTCATACAGCTCCTTCCCATTCAATTATTTACCTACAAGAATGACTGATCATATTTCAGTCACAATAACAGGATATTAAGTTCCCCTCACAGGCAGGTTTGCTCTCTGTAAGTTATTAGAAACCAAAATCAAAACCGTTACTGAACTGGTCCTGAAAGTTATCATATCATTAATTTGATATTACTTCACAATTTATGCTCCCTGTTAATCCTAACGTTACTTGGTTTTTGCTCTATGAAACTGGTGCTGACACAGTAATTACAGCTACAAATAAATGGATACATAAATCAAGCTGAAGTAAGCAAGCAAGCTAGCAAGATACATGTTGTGACTTGCTATCTTGAGCcgttgaattgtttaataatCAATTTCCCTGGTCTTAGGTTTGCAGCTTCTTAGAGCAAATTATGTCCTCTTTTCTATCTTACAGTGTTTGGTGTCTTCTATTTCTGGCCCAGCCTAATGCTAAAATGCTGGTGTGAAAATATTactaaagaaaacacagctaGAATACAAAGAAAGACTTTAGCACCTGATATTGTCAAATGCAGAAAGCTAGGCAATAGCTTATCAGGTTCAAACAGAAATTTATTGCATGTTGTTAGAGATTTAAAAGCTGTAACTGCACTGCCAGAATGCCCAGCCCACTGCAACAGAAGGAACAAGAAACAGAGATTCCTTCAGTGCTTTCCTGCAGTCAGTTAATTTCCTGTAGTCAGACAATTTCCTGTTAGgagaactgaacacagttcaagtttgttcttttttttttttttttttttttttttaattccagtgaGCCGTACCTGGATAACAGAGGATGTTAGCACACTGCAATGAAATGTGTGGCCAGGAAAGCTGTACATTTTCAGTGGAATGTTGCAATACTTCTGGTGGTCACTAGATAGCACCAGTGCTTCCCCAATAAAGGGTGTAACTCCATTACTGAAATACAGCCCCTGAAATACAGCCCCAAATACCCAGTGCCCGGCTGCTGATCTGCCCCCAGGATTTGAATGTTGGGATGCTCTAGAAAGGCCAGTTATTGTCATTGTTTTTCCAGTGCATTCGACTGTGCTAATTTTGCCTtccaaaattattcaaaaaaataaaaaaaaatcaccttaaCTGTCTCACAGCACGATGTACAGGATGAAAAGACATCACTGCATGTCAACATCAGCTTCATTAGGGCTCAAGggatgtttttaataaattgcaatACAAACTTTTGTGgttttagagaaaatgaaaaaaaactgaatCAGATGTCCTCTGTAGGCTTGTCTTAATTGAACCCACAGAGGAAAATATCCCCAACCTTTTGCTGCTTAGAAACTTATtattttggagaggaaaaattCAAGGGGATGAATCTTGACTCGTGTTTTCTGAACATGAGATGTGCTTTTGGCTGCTTTTTGTCCTTGGGATACACTTATTGCCAGAGGCTGGCAGTACTGCTACACCACAATTAACTCAACCCCCATCTCTCTAACTTTAAATTTCTCCACCCCTTTTATATTATTATGCCTTTTAACTTAAAAGTTTGAGGATACTGGTATTTGGTTTGCATGAACAGCATTACAAGAGTTGATACCCAATTGAATAGCTACTGACATTTATGCTGTTACCCAGCAAAGAAAAGTTTAGCTGATAGCACCTTCTTACTCAGCAACTCTATCTTTCCCATTTCAGTGAGCATGCTTCAGGATGATGTGTTACTTCtgacagtaattaaaaaaaaataataaaaaaaatctttgtaatcTTTGTTTTAGTATATAAAGATGTACTTCAATTACATCTTAATTACATGGAAAATCCTTATGTAATTGCTCAGAGCTATTATTACTTAGCTAAGGATGGTACTTAATTActcaaattaatatttaacatgTGTTGTATGGGGGGGAGGTGGGCATGGTAAAAATGACTCAATGTACACTGAAATATagatgcaattttaaaatcCCCATTACCTAGAAATAGAGTTGCAGACCCAATCATCAATTAAATTTCAAACTTTAATGTCAGATTAATCAACTTCGGGGAATCTTAACACTGAGATCCTATCTTTGTCATTAGAGAATAGGATCCCAAGCTATTAACCAGGATTTATGCCCCCATGTGGTTATAACTACACacctttaagatgagaaaagtcCTGGGCAATCTGAACAGAGACTCTGTCCCTGCAGTGTCTTGCATTCAGACTTAATTCTGTGCATAAGATGactatttgaaataaataaaactgtttgcATGTTCGAATTTaacttcttaaaattatttgcagacCCAGAATCTATCAGATACAAGGGGCTTGGGAGTATATACCATGCAAAAATATTGTGAGTATTCTTGAAAAACACGCCATTATGCGGTCCTCTTTTGGCATTTGATATAGAATGCTGCAATTCTCAGCCTATTTACATTGGTATATCATCAAAAATAAAGTGGGTTTGATGATTTGATGGTAAGATCCTGATAATTACAGGCCCGTCAGTTTCACTTCACTGCCTGgcaaaattatggagaaaattattctggtagttattaaaaaacacctgaaggacaaTGTGGTCACTCGCCACAGCCAAGGCGGGTTCATGAGGGTAAGGTCCTGCTTaatgaacttaatttccttttatgacaaggtcacccacctagttgaccaagggaagccagttgatgtaatatttttgtattccagtaaagcttttgatactgtttctcacagtgtCCTtgctggacaaaatgtccagcatgcAGCTAGATAAAACATAATgagatgggtgaacaattggcgATTGGATCAGGCTCAAAGGGTTATaagtaaatggggttacatcagactggtggccagtcactagtggggtcccaCAGTGCTCCATCTGGGGGCCAGTTCTctgtaatgttttcataaatgagttggatgtaggactagaaggtgtaATTAGTAAGTTTCCAGATGACACTAaattgggaggagctgttgattACATcaagggtagagaggccttgcagagagatctggacaaactagagagctgggcaatcatcagcaatatgaagtttaacaagagcaagtgtcaGATTCTACACCTGGGAAAGGGCAACCCTGAGTATATGCACAGACTGGGGGGACaaaatgctggagagcagccctgtaaAAAGGGATCTAGGGGGGCTGGTTGATGGTGTTgaatgagtcagcagtgtgtcctggcagccaggagggccaagaACACCCTGGGCTGCATGGCATTGATGGATggtcccactctgctctgagCTTTCGAGGCCTCACCCTGAGTACAGTTTATAGTCTGGGGCATCAATATATAAGAAGGTTATAAAAGCATAAGAaggtgtccaaaggagggctacaaagatggcgaagggtctggagggcaagatgtatgaggagcggctgaggtccctgggtttgttcagcccagagcagagcaggctgaggggaggcctcatggcggcctgcagctccctcacgaggggagcagaggggcaggcgctgagctctgctctctggggacagcgacaggacccgaggggacggcatggagctgggacagggagggtcaggctgggggttagggaaaggttctgcacccagagggtggtcgggcactgggacaggctccccagggcagtggtcacagccccgagcctgctggagttccagaagcatttggacagtgctctcagacacatggtctgttttttggttggtcctgtgtggagccaggagttggactcagtgattcttgtgggtcccttccaattcaggatgctgtatgattctatgacttttaagctgtttaatttttcaaaatactcacttgaaattttttattcttgtaaaaTATAACTTTATAATGAATCTGtctaaaaaaatgcagttactaTTTCAGGTTGCTTTATCATATACTCATGTTGTCccctttcttaaaaacaaagcaacagaacTTATATTCTAAAGGATAAAAAATGTTACAATAGCAAAAGTtataagaataaaagaaaaacaatttttagaaAATCCAACTacctatgaagaaaataattcagcatttCACCTGGTATTTTATCACAAAAATGCCCAGCTCTATAAAGTCCAAGTTGCCCACTTGCACTCTTGCACCTGCCATTCTCTTCAAGAGATGTGCtttagctttctgttttttaatttaatttcgTTAAATTTGCTGTGGTGCTTGACTGTTGTGgatccctccctgcccctctcctctgcttttccctcaCTCTCTGCTGCCTGAGCCCTTGTTGAATGGTGGGTGCTGGAAAAAAGCAGAGATGGAGAGCTTAGAGAGGAGGTGGAGTGGTAGGGAAGAGAGGCCTGCCCTCACTGTGATTGAGAGGCTCAGTAAAGTCTCTCCCCCTGAAATACTGATGGATAACCTTGCAAGTGACCTGTCTAAATAACAGGCACTCCTGGCCGACTCTCTTTTTGGCACCTTACCTGCTTGTTGGCTTTCAGCACTGCTCTCAGGGTTGCTATCTGCTCCCGCTTGGTACTCAGGAGGGATTTCAGCTTCAGTATCTCTTCCATTAAGGCCTCCTTGTCTTTGTCAATCATGGGCGCCAGCTCCCGAGCTGCAGCACGCTGGCGCGACAGCTGCAGCGACCGATCTACAGCCTTCTGCAAGTGCTTGATTTGGTCCCTTATTATGGCATTGAGGTTGTAGATGTTCATCGGCTCTTTGCGAATGTCACTGGTATCGGAgacaggggaggaaggaggggctGTGATGACAGGGGAAATTGTAGGTGTTTTAGTTGGGCTCTGCTCCTTGCCAGGCTCCACAGCCTCTTTTGTCACCTGCTCGGTTGGGGTCCTGGCTTCTACGGGCGATGCCATTCCCCTTCTGGCAAGCCGCGGGGAAAGGAGACCTCGAGGGTCATCTGGTCCTTTCAGGCTGCCGCTGCGGGTGACTCTGCTTTGCCTGTAATAGTCCAACATAACCCTGTTTGGTGTCTCGTTGTTGCACAGGCAGACATGATGGTAGAGCTGAGCCAGTTCCTCACTAAATGTCACCAACTCATCCTGGGCGGTGTTGAGGGTATTGTGGTTTTCATTCGCTATGCTTGTCATCCTTTGTAATTCCTTTTCCATGTGGACCattttttcctggctttcctTGGTCGACTTCTCCAGGGTTGTCACCTGTTCATCATATGTCTGGATTCTGCTCTCATACTTGGCCTTCTCTTCAGTGTAGTTTTCCACGTATTTATTATACTTCTCCTTTAAGgctttgatttctgctttaaGGTCTATCACCTCTGTAACAGCTACTTTGTATTTACATTCTAGAATCTCCAAGCCATTGATGTCCACCTCATAGTCATGTGCTTCCTCGCCAGAATCTCGGCCCTTCTCACAGTCATGCTCTGCTTTTAGCTCCTTGTTGCTTTGCAGCCCCCTCATGGCATTGACGTGTTCCGTGAGCCTGTGGACTCGCTCATGTTGCTCAGTCAGGGCTCCCTTCGTGTGCTCCAGCTGCGTCTGAGACTCTTGTAGGTTGGCCAGGAGAATGgccttctctctctccacctGCAACAGAGTCAAAGTTAGACACCTGGCACCTGATCCCACCCATGCTTTTCTGCTGAACACCAAACTCTGCCAATCATGTTCACCACTTCCACTCTCCAATTCTGCAGATGCAACCTGAGGGCTTCCAAAAGATTATACTCATATAACCCTAATccataaaattaaatcaaagaGATACATGCCACTTGTACAGGATTATGAAGTCCCCGCTTCTGCTGCCATATGCAGGATCTCACACATTGCCCACTGAAGAATTAGTGCCCAAGCACTAAGTGCATAGTTAGCTAGCGTGATGATACTGGATTTATCAAGACATATGTTCCCTGAATTTTAATAGGCATAACTGCATCACTGTCAACTATAACATGTTACACTGATACATACACATTTCCCAGTGGAGTTTAAATTCACATTTCCTGTGAATAGCTTTACCATCCTccacaatttttatttacatctttGGACCGTTGCAAATTTTCATAAAGGAAGGCTTGATTACTGAATGCAAAAACAGTAAACAAATGGCTGTATACATTTCTCAGATTAGATCAAATAACCCACCATGTGTGAATACAACACAGATCAGGAGCCTGAGCACATGAAGCTCCTAGGATGTCCCATCCCCAGCACttcaaggaaagcaaaatcCATCCTTCTAAGGATAATGCAGAAAAAGTGGAATTTGCAGTATAATTAACAAACCACTGGTTCTGACCTATTAAGTTCCTTTCTGAACAGCCACCGAGAAACATGGTTGTTGAAAAGTGGAAGAGGTCCTAGAGGACTCTTGAAGTTTTAAAGCACAGCAtcttaaaacaagcaaacaagaaaaatctacCTGCTCAGATATTCACTGCTCATAACACCCTTGAATGGTTCTCATTTCAAATTTTTGTGTAATGTTccaacttttcttctttgccttcaTCCTATTCTGAGCTGTGAATTgggaagcagaggaaggcaTGGGGACAAGGCATGATTCTCACTCTCATGGTCTTTGCAGCAGGATCTGGAGCCTATCAGGCTGACTGCTCTTACTCTCCCTCTGCTGCAGTATCTCAGCCTGGTATTTACACGTGCAAAGACATGTTCCACACTCCCACTGTGCGTGGCTGAATTACTAATTCAGAGAATTCAAAGCTGTCAGTTCTGAAAGACCCTTCAAAAAAGCATTGCCTTCCCTATCAGCATCCCCCCAGGTAGTGTTTGGAAGAGTCAAAGCAGCCACCATGAAACTcactgatggaaaagaaaagctttttagaGACTTGGAGCTTATTAATGTTGTCTCACAAAATGTCTGAAGCAGCGGTTCAGACTTTTGTTATCTCATAATGGGGCTTTTGAGCAGTAGCTGCTGCTCAGAAATACTAAGGTACTAAGGCATATGATGATCTCCTGGCTTTACAGAAAGGCTTTCAAAACATTGCCTCAATTATAACTTGCAATTGATTGCAGCAAAGACCAtgagattaaaaatagaagccatgttaaaaacatgtaaataGTCTGCCTAGTTTTCTTGTATGCAGCTGACTGATTactcaagaagaaaaaaacatcattatttTATGACCCAAGTAGAATCTGTCTCCTTAAACATAGGAAGCTCCATTTAGGCACGACGTAGCCTGTGCTGTAATGCAGAAGAGGACAGCTGAATGCAATGAGTATACCAGTACAACTGTTCCCCAGTTGCCATCCCAGTCTGCCTTTAGCCTGTCCTGCAGCTCACCACTGGTGTCATCCCACTCTTGTTGAGCATCTGGTTTActgagagaaaacacaaaacagcagaatCCTCCCTACTACCAACCCATCTTCTTAAAAGGTGATGGCTCTCTGTGCAGATTTCCCTGCCTGGTCTATCCTGGGGACCAACACAGAGCTaccagcaaaagcattttcattatcTTCCCTATGAATTTTCCACTGAGTAGCCTGCCTGAGGTCTGCTCTCCCTGGCTGCTCTCCCTCAGCTGAACTCTAGTTGCTACCACCTGGCACAGCAGGCTGAAGTGTTAATTACATTATCCTCACCAGCTACTGGaggtatttatttcttcagcctGGTAAGGTGAGATGTACATGAGCTTCTGGTAATTTAAAGGACCACCTCGCCTTATGGTGAGACATGTGGATAACGATGCACACAGCAAAGATAGTTGGCTTTTTGAAGTATATATGCCCGCATGTGTGGGTATGTTCACATGGAAGCAATTAACAGTGGATTCCAACAGTGTAAAAATTAACAGCCAAAGAGTTTTTccctacattaaaaaaaaaaacaaaaaaacttgatGCTAAAGAAGTACTGTGTTTCAGTGTCTGCTTAAATTTATCAGACAGAATCCTACCAGATTATTGACCTCAGCTGTCATATTctacaatgaagaaaaactgcaaCAGATCTAATAGGGATCTTTACgatcatttttctgctgaactTAAATGGGATCTGGAAACAAATGCTTCTCTCAAATAGAAAGGATTATTTCTagagaaaacatgcaaatttaAAGCCCATACACCCTTCTGTACAGTaggtaaaatgaaatacatggATCTACTGAATTTTACTCATTCTAGTCCAGTAATTATGGATGACATTAATCCACTTCTGTTTGAAGATAAATACGTGCTCCTACTTCCAAGGATAAAAAACGAAGCTCCAACTGAGCCCACAGTGCACCTTCTGAATATTAACAGCTCTGCTGTTTCTAAGGACAGTAGTTATATTTATTGTTCTAGACAATagtctttttttccacacagaacAAACATTTGGGTATAGGCTGTTCTTCttccatctgttttctgtttgtttttgttttgttttgcttttgtgattAAATTAGTAGCTGTGGAAAGGATTCTTGTCAtcatcttaaaatgaaaataaaagcaattcaaAAGCATTTGTACCCATTTTGATGTgtatccttccttcctttcaaagATTTCAGTTTGAGCAGTTTTCCTTCTCAATTTGTTTTATAGTTTGCAGTCATGGAAGCCAATTATAGCATTACTatttaacctttttcttttttctttttttttttttttgtttaaaaacataacGTTTGAAAACATGTATCAGTGACCAATTCCTGGTGAGGCtggaataaatgaaaagtaCACATTTCAAGAACCATCATTTTTGCCAGAGAGTaagaggcagctggaggagtGTCAGAACCTGGGCTGATtgacactttttctttttttaaaagaaagcttaaTCTAAGTTCTATAATGTTGGCCTTGGGAAtagggaaagcagcaggaagagaggAGTCCTAGGCTTTAAAACCGGGATGGATAATTCTTCCCACTGGACAAGAAACGCGTCCTATAGACATGAAAATGCTTCCTAAAGAGAGGGTCAGTTCCTTCAGCAGCAGTCATAGTAGAAACCTCGTCTGAGTGAAGAAGAGGAGCATGTACCAAGTATCTAGATATGACAGTATGAACACCACATGGCAAAGATGCTGCTGAGGAGGAAAAATCCAATTTTGCTGAAGAATTACCTTTTGTCAGCTTGAACCCAATTAAATCTCCCTCTTACCATGAGGAAAAACTTTTGATGGAATTTTTCACAGTTAATTTGTGTGACCCAAGGTGAGCTGATACAATGAAACAGAGGAGATGATTGCTTTAAAAAGTGTACACATCAGCAGTTTGTAGTAAGCCTTCACAGTTTCTAAAGAAATCAGGTTTCCAGCTAGGTATAGTCTCATTTTTTCAAACCTTCACTAGAATACTGAACAACAATGGAGGCTATTTCCATGAGCTGCTGGGGCCCAAAGAAGCCACTCTGACCAAAAAATGGTTAGATCTATCTTCTAGGGTCCTTCTAGAGTCCTAGGATGGACAGCTAGTGGCTAGTGACTGTCAGAAGGCTGACTCTTTGTTTACGAAGCGTAAAAGAAGTAAGTAATGTTAAAATCAGAGATGATAAAAACATTTGCAGTATCTTTCAAGCAGAAGTTTGCTGACTCAAAAAgcttaatatttaatataatcaAGAAAAGACTTAGCCAAACAACCcgtctttttaaataaacagttaAGCCGTATATTAAAATACGAACATATCAAAGCATGTTTTTTGGAAGTTgggtattttttcttaacatcaTATCTCTGAATAAAATCACAACTTGCATATAATATGTATATGGAAGCAAAATATACATGTTGTTTCTATCTTAATACTGGAAGAGTCTCTGCCagaatttttcacagaaataaaattccaaatttcaagcttttccagttaaaatatgtatgttctGCATCAAAGTTACCCGCATTAGATGTCATTAACATTTTCCTTGTCATAGCTCAAATGAAAACTTCCCATGGTGAGTTTGGTGATTAAGTAAGACAACACTTCAGCTAATACAGGACAAACTCATAGGGATTTATTGTTCTCCAGCAAGAGCTGAAAATTGGGTTTGCTCAGCTTTACCGCAAATCACCTTTTACGTGCTGGATGTTTCTTTGAAGGTGCCAAAACCTTTCAAGCTCTTTTGGCAGAGCTGATGCTCAACAGCTTGGACAGAGGGACCCCTTCACTATACTCCTTTCTAAGATAATGTCAGCTCTGGGCTATCAGCTTGAGTTTTAATTTGTGTCACACCCCAAGCTCCTATTCTGGTTATGCCTGGGCTGAGCCCAgataacttgaaaataaatgatcaaCATGCACTCACCTACGCATCTGCTGGGACCGCCCACATGGACAAGACCATTGCATGACACCTCAGATGCTCTGAGTACACAGGTATTCTTCTCCCCTTTTGTTATCTCCTGATTGCATGCTAAGTTTAATGGCAAAAAACCCTCTGACTTGCAAGGATCATAATCAAATCTATCTGcatttccccctccttttttttcctggataatTTTGGTCATGCTGAAGAGGATTTTATTCTACTTGAAACCTCAGGGGTATTTCCCATTATTAAACCAGGAAAAGAGAATCTAGCCACCTGCAACTACAGTAACTAAGTCCCTTTCTACTCTTCCCAGTAAACATCAGCTCAGATGATGCTGACTTTGCACAGACAGCTATTCCGTCCTCTAAGGTAATTTCTGGCAAAATCTGAATATGGAGAAACACTGAAGTAGAAATACATGGTCAAGAACAACACTGAGGGAAGTTGAGGTCAATGCAAAAACTGGCACCAGGGTCCATATGATGCGTGACCACAAGTTTTAGAACATTCAATTAAACTCTTACCTGCATGAGTTGCTGCttcagtttctgtatttctgatatGTTGAGTTCACTGAAGAGGTCGGAGACGGGGTGCAGAGATTCTCCTTTCCTACCCGTGGGAGTTCGGTAGTCACCATTGAGTTTCACAAGAGGCCCATGGATATGTCCGTTCATTTTGTCATCATTGTTGGGCTCACTCGCATCCTCTGCAAACTTTAATCCATCTACTGATATATTAATATGGTTATTATACATACTATCATTGAGGTTGATATACTGGGAGAGTTCCTTTCTCAGATTGTTCTTTTgctccctttcattttttaaagtttccaaGGCTTCCTCCAGCTGATGCTCTGCAATCTCCTTCAGCCGGATGGCATCTTCTAGCTGACTGTTAAGCAACACTGTCTCCTCCTCAAATCGTTTAATCTCATGCTTTAAGCCTTCGTATTCAACCTGAATTAGACAAGACAAAGAACATTCATAATACTAAAACTTGAGTCATGAAAACCTGCCATTTTTTAGCCCTATTGAAATAGgtactacagaaaataaaatgttaaataccAGGCATTGCCTGCAGCTGCAAAGAAATGTCTGTACAGAAAATGCAAGTGGAGCTTTCTTCGTTGAAGACCCCACTGCGTACTTTTTACAGCAGGtgagaaacaggaaatattacactttttcccaaataacttatgacaataaaaaatgtattttatggaaagaaatatgtttAGTAGCAGGTGTGCCGGTAACCATATATTTATTATGAATTACCATTAGCAATGTTGGTATATCATGGTACATATAGGTCTCAGATTGATATAGTCTGATTTATTAATTACAAATATTCTGAAGATTACTTCCTATCTAAATTCTTACCAGATGTAGAGTCACTTAGGCATGGTTACTCTAAAGTACCTTGGTGTCTTAGGAGTGGTCAAAAATGTTGATGGTCAAGAAACTGCAGGAGAGCCTCAACTCTTCTCTGTGTTACGTGATCTTCTCCTTTAttcagaaagcatttaattttaaaaactggaCATCAAGCTATTCATACAATCACTTTAAACTCTGAGGTGCTTAAACTATAGCTCATTCAGCCA
The nucleotide sequence above comes from Oxyura jamaicensis isolate SHBP4307 breed ruddy duck chromosome 1, BPBGC_Ojam_1.0, whole genome shotgun sequence. Encoded proteins:
- the BICD1 gene encoding protein bicaudal D homolog 1 isoform X7 codes for the protein MAAEEVLQGADHYKSEIERLTRELSETTHEKIQAAEYGLVVLEEKLTLKQQYDELEAEYDGLKQELEQLKEAFGQSFSIHRKVAEDGETREETLLQESASKEAYYLGKILEMQNELKQSRAVVTNVQAENERLTAVVQDLKENNEMVELQRIRMKDEIREYKFREARLLQDYTELEEENITLQKLVSTLKQNQYYECSLSCLIQVEYEGLKHEIKRFEEETVLLNSQLEDAIRLKEIAEHQLEEALETLKNEREQKNNLRKELSQYINLNDSMYNNHINISVDGLKFAEDASEPNNDDKMNGHIHGPLVKLNGDYRTPTGRKGESLHPVSDLFSELNISEIQKLKQQLMQVEREKAILLANLQESQTQLEHTKGALTEQHERVHRLTEHVNAMRGLQSNKELKAEHDCEKGRDSGEEAHDYEVDINGLEILECKYKVAVTEVIDLKAEIKALKEKYNKYVENYTEEKAKYESRIQTYDEQVTTLEKSTKESQEKMVHMEKELQRMTSIANENHNTLNTAQDELVTFSEELAQLYHHVCLCNNETPNRVMLDYYRQSRVTRSGSLKGPDDPRGLLSPRLARRGMASPVEARTPTEQVTKEAVEPGKEQSPTKTPTISPVITAPPSSPVSDTSDIRKEPMNIYNLNAIIRDQIKHLQKAVDRSLQLSRQRAAARELAPMIDKDKEALMEEILKLKSLLSTKREQIATLRAVLKANKQTAEVALANLKNKYENEKAMVTETMTKLRNELKALKEDAATFSSLRAMFATRCDEYVTQLDEMQRQLAAAEDEKKTLNSLLRMAIQQKLALTQRLEDLEFDHEQSRRSKGKLGKSKIGSPKVSEEASATVPTIDTFLLHSQGPQQPNLLVSSGTQRKRLFSPSLCDQSHPRTSGTYLQKLLRAPPHPASTESYLLRGPPSMSEFIHGHRLSKEKRLTVATPVSCRLSAACCLHTATRLTTSQGARLPDCQGMS
- the BICD1 gene encoding protein bicaudal D homolog 1 isoform X17; the encoded protein is MAAEEVLQGADHYKSEIERLTRELSETTHEKIQAAEYGLVVLEEKLTLKQQYDELEAEYDGLKQELEQLKEAFGQSFSIHRKVAEDGETREETLLQESASKEAYYLGKILEMQNELKQSRAVVTNVQAENERLTAVVQDLKENNEMVELQRIRMKDEIREYKFREARLLQDYTELEEENITLQKLVSTLKQNQYYECSLSCLIQVEYEGLKHEIKRFEEETVLLNSQLEDAIRLKEIAEHQLEEALETLKNEREQKNNLRKELSQYINLNDSMYNNHINISVDGLKFAEDASEPNNDDKMNGHIHGPLVKLNGDYRTPTGRKGESLHPVSDLFSELNISEIQKLKQQLMQVEREKAILLANLQESQTQLEHTKGALTEQHERVHRLTEHVNAMRGLQSNKELKAEHDCEKGRDSGEEAHDYEVDINGLEILECKYKVAVTEVIDLKAEIKALKEKYNKYVENYTEEKAKYESRIQTYDEQVTTLEKSTKESQEKMVHMEKELQRMTSIANENHNTLNTAQDELVTFSEELAQLYHHVCLCNNETPNRVMLDYYRQSRVTRSGSLKGPDDPRGLLSPRLARRGMASPVEARTPTEQVTKEAVEPGKEQSPTKTPTISPVITAPPSSPVSDTSDIRKEPMNIYNLNAIIRDQIKHLQKAVDRSLQLSRQRAAARELAPMIDKDKEALMEEILKLKSLLSTKREQIATLRAVLKANKQTAEVALANLKNKYENEKAMVTETMTKLRNELKALKEDAATFSSLRAMFATRCDEYVTQLDEMQRQLAAAEDEKKTLNSLLRMAIQQKLALTQRLEDLEFDHEQSRRSKGKLGKSKIGSPKIVSSLLPPYRHTAHN